The Manihot esculenta cultivar AM560-2 chromosome 11, M.esculenta_v8, whole genome shotgun sequence genome includes a region encoding these proteins:
- the LOC110626339 gene encoding putative disease resistance RPP13-like protein 1, with translation MAAALIGGSFLSAFLQLLFDRMASPEVVDFFKGQKLDDRLLKKLNITLNSIVGVLDDAEEKQITKPAVKNWLTDLKDAAYEADDLLDEIASGALQSKHEVVSPRKKVRNFFSSRNPFKKGVVTQLEEILERLEYLVKQKDAFGLREGIGEKPSYKIPTTSLVDESGTYGRDDDKEAIVKLLLSDDGNGNSTGVIPIVGMGGLGKTTLAQLVYSDERVAECFQLKSWVCVSEEFDVSKVTKDILEGVTRKKCDTHILNQLQLELEEVLMNKKFLLILDDVWNDNYADWDILRMPLKSGAKGSKIIVTTRNESVALVMRTVPTHHLKELNADHCWSLFAKHAFDDGNPNALHDLEAIGREIVRKCKGLPLAAKTMGGLLRSKTDVEEWEKVLNSKLWNLTSDNIFPALRLSYHYLPSHLKQCFAYCAMFPKDYNFKKQELVFLWMAEGLLVQSQGNKELEEVGEEYFNILVSRTLFQLSTGNQSGFVMHDLIHDLAILVSGEFSFRLEADNSYKIARIVRHLSYTRTKHDAADKFEAIYEAKFLRTLFPVELSRLPPHKCIDNEVMQNLLLTFGRLRVLSLSQYDNIIELPNSIGNLRHLRYLDLSSTSIERLPEVVSSLYNLQTLILHECKYLAVLPDSIGNLSNVRYLNLFRTSIRRLPESMVGLCNLRTLILQGCRNLVQLPTNMGRLICLNHLDIGETKLQEMPLKMGRLTKLQTLTDFVLGKQSGSNIKELGELQDLQGQMCIRNLQNIVDIQDALEANLKAKRHLKVLTFRWNGETENPEHDREVLEQLHPQINLECLYIFGYGGTEFPSWVGFSSFSNIVCIELNGCRNCTSIPPLGQLASLKQLSIIDFPRLVVIGPEFYGSCLSMQKPFGSLEILSFERMLQWHELVSFKGGAFPLLQELYVRECPNLRKVVLSDHLPSLTTLKVVGCQKLLVASLPSAPRINEMRLYDDSRDWLVEKLSSGMHRLTIGTFQSLDTLYSILEVITEMEIEIRIGWMMKAGSLQLKRLPSGLHRLTVRGFQSIDALNLLMEQVVTLSVTVDEIEIEECDALRFLRLNSSYQWTSKIRYPYLT, from the coding sequence ATGGCTGCAGCCTTGATAGGAGGATCCTTTCTCTCTGCTTTTCTTCAACTTTTGTTCGATCGGATGGCGTCTCCTGAAGTAGTCGACTTCTTCAAGGGTCAAAAACTCGATGATAGGTTGCTCAAGAAGTTGAATATTACATTAAACTCTATTGTGGGCGTGCTTGATGATGCAGAGGAGAAGCAGATCACTAAGCCAGCCGTGAAAAACTGGCTCACCGATCTCAAAGATGCTGCCTATGAAGCCGATGACTTGTTGGATGAGATTGCTTCTGGAGCTCTACAATCGAAGCATGAAGTTGTATCTCCAAGGAAAAAGGTGCGCAATTTCTTCTCTTCTCGTAACCCGTTTAAAAAGGGAGTGGTAACTCAGTTAGAAGAAATTCTGGAGAGACTTGAATACTTGGTAAAACAAAAGGATGCCTTTGGTCTCAGAGAGGGTATTGGAGAAAAACCATCATATAAGATTCCAACAACTTCTTTGGTAGATGAGTCTGGTACTTATGGTAGGGATGATGACAAAGAAGCCATAGTGAAGTTGCTGCTATCAGATGATGGAAATGGGAACAGCACGGGTGTGATTCCCATAGTGGGTATGGGTGGGTTAGGTAAAACTACCCTTGCTCAGCTTGTCTACAGTGATGAGAGAGTAGCAGAATGTTTTCAACTTAAATCATGGGTCTGTGTTTCAGAAGAATTCGATGTTTCCAAAGTAACAAAAGATATTCTTGAGGGGGTCACGCGAAAGAAATGCGACACCCATATTCTAAATCAGCTTCAACTTGAGCTAGAGGAGGTGTTGATGAACAAGAAGTTTTTGCTCATTTTAGATGATGTGTGGAATGATAACTACGCTGATTGGGATATTCTACGAATGCCATTGAAATCTGgtgcaaaaggaagcaaaattATTGTTACAACACGCAATGAAAGCGTAGCACTAGTTATGCGCACTGTTCCAACTCATCATTTAAAGGAATTAAATGCAGATCACTGCTGGTCATTGTTTGCAAAACATGCATTTGATGATGGAAATCCTAATGCACTTCACGACTTAGAAGCAATTGGCAGGGAGATAGTGAGAAAGTGCAAAGGATTACCTTTAGCTGCAAAAACAATGGGGGGCCTCCTACGGTCGAAAACTGATGTTGAGGAATGGGAGAAGGTTTTGAACAGCAAATTGTGGAATTTGACGAGTGACAACATTTTCCCAGCTTTAAGATTAAGCTATCATTATCTCCCATCGCACCTGAAGCAATGTTTTGCTTACTGTGCAATGTTTCCCAAGGATTATAACTTCAAAAAGCAGGAATTAGTCTTTTTGTGGATGGCAGAGGGTCTTCTAGTTCAATCTCAAGGAAACAAGGAGTTGGAGGAAGTAGGTGAAGAATACTTCAATATCCTGGTATCAAGAACGCTGTTTCAGCTATCAACTGGTAATCAATCAGGCTTTGTTATGCATGACCTTATACATGACCTAGCAATACTTGTATCTGGAGAATTTTCCTTCAGATTGGAGGCTGATAATTCATACAAAATTGCTAGGATAGTTCGTCATTTATCGTATACAAGAACAAAACATGATGCTGCTGATAAATTTGAGGCAATCTACGAAGCCAAGTTCTTGCGCACCTTATTCCCTGTGGAATTATCACGGTTGCCTCCTCATAAATGTATTGATAATGAGGTAAtgcaaaatttattattgacaTTTGGACGCTTGCGAGTGTTGTCTTTATCCCAATATGATAACATAATTGAATTGCCTAACTCTATTGGCAACTTGAGACATTTGCGTTATCTAGATCTTTCCTCAACATCCATAGAAAGGCTACCCGAAGTTGTCAGTAGTCTGTACAATTTGCAAACGTTAATCTTGCATGAATGCAAATACCTTGCTGTTTTACCGGATTCAATTGGCAATTTGAGCAATGTTCGTTATCTGAATCTCTTTCGAACATCAATCAGAAGGTTACCAGAGTCTATGGTTGGTTTATGTAATTTGCGGACTTTAATATTGCAAGGGTGCAGAAACCTCGTTCAATTGCCAACCAATATGGGGAGGTTGATTTGCTTGAATCATCTTGATATTGGAGAAACAAAATTGCAAGAGATGCCCCTAAAAATGGGAAGGTTAACAAAGCTTCAAACGTTGACTGATTTCGTATTGGGGAAGCAAAGTGGGTCTAACATCAAAGAGTTGGGGGAGCTTCAGGACCTACAGGGACAAATGTGCATTAGGAATCTGCAGAATATTGTTGATATTCAAGATGCTTTAGAAGCAAATTTGAAGGCGAAGAGGCACCTCAAGGTGTTGACATTCAGATGGAATGGTGAAACAGAGAATCCAGAGCACGACAGAGAAGTGCTTGAGCAATTACACCCTCAGATCAACTTGGAATGTCTTTACATTTTCGGTTATGGGGGCACAGAATTTCCAAGTTGGGTGGGGTTCTCCTCTTTCTCAAATATTGTCTGCATAGAGCTCAATGGATGCAGAAACTGTACCTCCATACCTCCACTCGGCCAGTTAGCTTCTCTTAAACAACTGTCAATCATAGACTTTCCAAGGTTGGTGGTCATTGGGCCAGAGTTTTATGGAAGTTGCTTGTCCATGCAGAAGCCATTTGGATCCCTGgaaattttgagttttgaaaggatGCTACAATGGCATGAATTGGTTTCTTTTAAAGGTGGAGCTTTCCCTCTTCTTCAAGAGCTTTATGTACGAGAATGTCCCAATCTAAGAAAGGTGGTGCTGTCTGATCACCTTCCATCTCTAACAACACTTAAGGTTGTAGGATGTCAGAAATTACTTGTTGCATCACTTCCAAGTGCCCCAAGAATTAATGAAATGAGGTTATATGACGATTCTCGTGATTGGTTGGTAGAAAAATTGTCTTCTGGCATGCATCGACTCACTATAGGCACCTTCCAGTCCTTAGATACGCTATATTCAATATTAGAAGTTATAACCGAAATGGAGATCGAAATCAGAATAGGATGGATGATGAAAGCTGGTTCTCTGCAGCTAAAAAGGTTACCTTCTGGGCTACATCGACTCACTGTTCGAGGATTCCAGTCCATCGATGCACTAAATTTACTAATGGAGCAAGTGGTTACTTTGTCTGTTACTGTAgatgaaattgaaattgaagagtgTGATGCTCTCAGGTTTTTACGATTAAACAGTTCCTATCAATGGACGTCCAAGATTCGATACCCTTATCTCACTTGA